In Kocuria turfanensis, a single genomic region encodes these proteins:
- a CDS encoding Lhr family ATP-dependent helicase, giving the protein MAPDPALSLFTEHTRVWFSGAFAAPTAAQEGAWRAIAAGRHALIVAPTGSGKTLAAFLWALDRFVAEAAAGRAAAPGQPGTGQPGAGQPGAAQPGTGDTLSAPGPGAAASAAAAGSAGSLRTKARSASARGARRGTRVLYISPLKALGVDVERNLRAPLIGISQTARHAGVEPPEVSVGVRSGDTPQAVRRALLSSPPDILITTPESLYLMLTSKARETLTDVHTVIVDEVHAVAGTKRGAHLALTLERLDALLEKPVQRIGLSATVEPVETVARFLGGREPVSVVAPRAEKRWDLTVSVPIPDMTVLGGPAASPSLAGSGFGDDDLDALAPTATASIWPHVEERVVDLVLENRSTIVFANSRGLAEKLTARLNEIYAFRLEHTAPDGGAPQAAPGHGGDPHDAAVPGVPAGSAPQQLGDVLRSALAGQDPAAPGGTAEPGRTAEHADLRRQTGRYEGAAPVLARAHHGSVSKDQRAVIEDDLKTGRLRCVVATSSLELGIDMGAVDLVVQIEAPPSAASGLQRVGRAGHQVGEVSRGRFYPKHRGDLLDAAVTVERMLQGRIEPLAVPLNPLDVLAQQTVAATALGAVEVEEWFDTVRRSSPFLTLPRSAFDATLDLLSGRYPSDEFAELRPRIVWDRETGTIEGRPGAQRLAVTSGGTIPDRGLFAVYLVGEQDGKNSKRVGELDEEMVYESRVGDVIALGASSWRVEEITHDRVIVSPAPGVPGKLPFWHGDGPGRPVELGRAVGRFNREIAGAAEDEARARLRAAGLDEWAADNLLAYVGEQKEAVGQVPSDRLFVVERFHDELGDWRVVLHSPFGMPVHAPWALAVGARLHERYGLDGSAQAADDGIVLRVPAMEDEPPGAELFLFDPDELDRIVTEEVGGSALFASRFRECAARALLLPRRDPGRRTPLWQQRQRSAQLLDVARKYPQFPIILETVRECLQDVYDLPALKELHRAVERRAIRVVETTTDQPSPFARTLLFGYVAQFLYEGDSPLAERKAAVLSLDAALLNELLGRAELRELLDPEVLERTEAELQRLAADRRLRGLEGAADLLRLLGPLTTAEAARRLQDPDDPEAACPEDTAAGWLERLVAANRALRVHLRGVEHWAAIEDASRLRDALGVPLPMGVPLAFVEPVEDPLADLVSRYARTHGPFTVDEAAARLGLGTAVVRTTLERLAADRRVVEGEFRPARTDAGAPGPAASEWCEAEVLRRIRRRSLAALRRDVEPVPGQVYARFLPAWQHVGRGHQLRGEDGVLTVVDQLAGVAVPASAWEPLVLAARVADYRPELLDELTASGEVLWSGAGSLAGDDGWVSLHLSEAAQLTLPPAETLAVAAAALDSTLERRVLDVLAPGGAWFFPQLLGLLEAGGDPVPAGELTTALWNLVWAGLITNDTFLPVRSLLSGGQAAHRHRAKPPRGRSTVRRGAARLRPGGAASRPGIGGALRATSGAATLERHDSPLVAGRWSMLRPEPLEPTLRASATAELLMDRYGVVTKGPVAVEEIPGGFATVYKVLSTLEDTGRARRGYFIEGLGAAQFAQPATVDHLRTFSTDDQVRAEEPVALALAATDPANPYGAALEWPDPVAANAPDGADAPAGRHRPGRKAGAVVVLVDGALALYVERGGRTVLAFTEDADALAAAGPAVADTVRRGAVDKLTVEKVNGAPVLGSGPLETAVRESLLAGGFYSTPRGLRMRR; this is encoded by the coding sequence TTGGCACCTGATCCGGCCCTGAGCCTGTTCACCGAGCACACCCGGGTCTGGTTCTCGGGTGCGTTCGCCGCGCCCACGGCCGCCCAGGAGGGCGCCTGGCGGGCCATCGCCGCGGGACGCCACGCGCTGATCGTGGCGCCCACCGGCTCCGGCAAGACCCTGGCCGCGTTCCTGTGGGCCCTGGACCGGTTCGTGGCCGAGGCCGCGGCGGGACGGGCCGCGGCGCCCGGTCAGCCGGGGACCGGGCAGCCGGGGGCCGGGCAGCCGGGGGCCGCGCAACCGGGGACCGGGGACACCCTGTCCGCGCCCGGACCCGGCGCCGCCGCCTCCGCGGCAGCGGCCGGGTCCGCCGGGAGCCTGCGCACCAAGGCCCGCTCCGCGAGCGCCCGCGGTGCGCGGCGCGGCACCCGGGTGCTCTACATCTCCCCGCTCAAGGCGCTGGGCGTGGACGTGGAGCGCAATCTGCGGGCCCCGCTGATCGGGATCTCCCAGACCGCCCGGCACGCCGGCGTCGAGCCGCCGGAGGTCAGCGTGGGGGTCCGCTCCGGGGACACGCCGCAGGCCGTGCGCCGGGCCCTGCTGTCCAGCCCGCCGGACATCCTCATCACCACGCCCGAGTCGCTCTACCTGATGCTCACGTCCAAGGCGCGGGAGACCCTCACGGACGTGCACACCGTGATCGTGGACGAGGTGCACGCCGTGGCCGGCACCAAGCGCGGGGCGCACCTGGCGCTCACCCTGGAGCGGCTGGACGCCCTGCTGGAGAAGCCGGTGCAGCGCATCGGGCTGTCGGCCACGGTCGAGCCGGTCGAGACGGTCGCCCGGTTCCTGGGCGGGCGGGAGCCGGTCTCCGTCGTCGCGCCGCGGGCGGAGAAGCGGTGGGACCTGACGGTCTCGGTGCCGATCCCGGACATGACCGTGCTGGGCGGGCCCGCCGCCTCCCCGTCCCTGGCCGGGTCCGGCTTCGGCGACGACGACCTGGACGCCCTCGCCCCCACGGCCACCGCGTCGATCTGGCCGCACGTCGAGGAGCGGGTCGTGGACCTGGTGCTGGAGAACCGCTCGACCATCGTGTTCGCCAACTCCCGCGGCCTGGCCGAGAAGCTCACGGCACGGCTCAACGAGATCTACGCCTTCCGCCTCGAGCACACGGCCCCGGACGGCGGCGCGCCGCAGGCCGCTCCCGGGCACGGCGGGGACCCGCACGACGCCGCCGTCCCCGGGGTCCCGGCGGGCTCCGCGCCGCAGCAGCTCGGGGACGTGCTGCGCTCCGCCCTGGCCGGGCAGGACCCGGCCGCGCCCGGCGGGACCGCCGAGCCCGGCCGGACCGCCGAGCACGCGGATCTGCGCCGGCAGACCGGCCGCTACGAGGGCGCGGCCCCGGTGCTGGCCCGCGCCCACCACGGGTCGGTCTCCAAGGATCAGCGGGCGGTCATCGAGGACGACCTCAAGACCGGGCGGCTGCGCTGCGTGGTGGCCACGTCCTCCCTCGAGCTGGGCATCGACATGGGCGCGGTGGACCTGGTGGTCCAGATCGAGGCCCCGCCCTCGGCCGCCTCGGGGTTGCAGCGCGTGGGCCGGGCCGGCCACCAGGTCGGAGAGGTCTCCCGCGGCCGGTTCTACCCCAAGCACCGCGGGGACCTGCTCGACGCCGCGGTGACGGTCGAGCGGATGCTGCAGGGCCGGATCGAGCCGCTGGCGGTCCCGCTGAACCCGCTGGACGTGCTGGCCCAGCAGACCGTGGCCGCGACCGCCCTGGGAGCGGTCGAGGTGGAGGAGTGGTTCGACACCGTCCGCCGGTCCTCCCCGTTCCTGACCCTGCCCCGCTCCGCCTTCGACGCCACCCTGGACCTGCTCTCGGGCCGCTACCCCTCCGACGAGTTCGCCGAGCTGCGCCCGCGCATCGTCTGGGACCGGGAGACCGGCACGATCGAGGGCCGGCCCGGGGCGCAGCGACTGGCGGTGACCTCGGGCGGGACCATCCCGGACCGCGGCCTGTTCGCCGTGTACCTGGTCGGCGAGCAGGACGGGAAGAACTCGAAGCGGGTGGGCGAGCTCGACGAGGAGATGGTCTACGAGTCCCGCGTGGGCGACGTCATCGCCCTGGGCGCCTCCAGCTGGCGGGTGGAGGAGATCACCCACGACCGGGTGATCGTCTCCCCCGCCCCGGGGGTCCCCGGCAAGCTCCCGTTCTGGCACGGCGACGGCCCCGGCCGGCCCGTGGAGCTGGGCCGCGCGGTGGGCCGGTTCAACCGGGAGATCGCCGGGGCCGCCGAGGACGAGGCCCGCGCCCGGCTGCGCGCGGCCGGGCTCGACGAGTGGGCCGCCGACAACCTGCTGGCCTACGTGGGCGAGCAGAAGGAGGCCGTGGGGCAGGTGCCCTCGGACCGGCTGTTCGTCGTCGAGCGCTTCCACGACGAGCTCGGGGACTGGCGGGTGGTGCTGCACTCCCCGTTCGGCATGCCCGTGCACGCCCCCTGGGCGCTGGCCGTGGGGGCCCGGCTGCACGAGCGCTACGGCCTGGACGGCTCCGCGCAGGCCGCCGACGACGGCATCGTGCTGCGCGTGCCGGCCATGGAGGACGAGCCCCCGGGGGCGGAGCTGTTCCTGTTCGACCCCGACGAGCTGGACCGGATCGTGACCGAAGAGGTGGGCGGCTCGGCGCTGTTCGCCTCCCGCTTCCGGGAGTGCGCCGCCCGGGCCCTGCTGCTGCCCCGGCGGGACCCCGGCCGGCGCACGCCGCTGTGGCAGCAGCGCCAGCGCTCCGCGCAGCTGCTGGACGTCGCCCGGAAGTACCCGCAGTTCCCGATCATCCTGGAGACGGTGCGCGAGTGCCTGCAGGACGTCTACGACCTGCCCGCCCTCAAGGAGCTGCACCGGGCCGTGGAGCGCCGGGCGATCCGGGTGGTGGAGACCACCACCGACCAGCCCTCCCCGTTCGCCCGGACCCTGCTCTTCGGCTACGTCGCCCAGTTCCTCTACGAGGGGGACTCCCCGCTGGCCGAGCGCAAGGCGGCGGTCCTGTCCCTCGACGCCGCCCTGCTCAACGAGCTCCTGGGCCGCGCCGAGCTGCGGGAGCTGTTGGACCCGGAGGTCCTCGAGCGCACGGAGGCGGAGCTGCAGCGTCTCGCCGCCGACCGCCGGCTGCGCGGGCTCGAGGGCGCCGCGGACCTGCTGCGCCTGCTCGGCCCGCTCACCACCGCGGAGGCCGCCCGCCGGCTCCAGGACCCGGACGATCCGGAGGCCGCCTGCCCCGAGGACACCGCCGCCGGCTGGCTGGAGCGGCTCGTGGCCGCCAACCGCGCCCTGCGGGTGCACCTGCGCGGCGTGGAGCACTGGGCGGCGATCGAGGACGCCTCCCGGCTGCGCGACGCCCTGGGCGTGCCCCTGCCCATGGGGGTGCCGCTCGCGTTCGTCGAGCCCGTCGAGGACCCGCTGGCCGACCTCGTCTCCCGCTACGCCCGCACGCACGGGCCCTTCACCGTGGACGAGGCCGCGGCCCGGCTCGGACTGGGCACCGCCGTGGTGCGGACCACGCTGGAGCGGCTCGCCGCGGACCGGCGGGTCGTCGAGGGCGAGTTCCGGCCGGCGCGCACGGACGCCGGCGCGCCCGGGCCGGCCGCCTCCGAGTGGTGCGAGGCGGAGGTGCTGCGCCGGATCCGGCGCCGCTCGCTGGCCGCGCTGCGCCGCGACGTGGAGCCGGTCCCGGGGCAGGTCTACGCCCGGTTCCTGCCCGCCTGGCAGCACGTGGGCCGGGGCCACCAGCTGCGCGGCGAGGACGGCGTGCTCACGGTGGTGGACCAGCTCGCCGGCGTCGCCGTCCCGGCCTCGGCCTGGGAGCCTCTCGTGCTGGCGGCCCGGGTGGCGGACTACCGGCCCGAGCTGCTGGACGAGCTCACCGCGTCCGGGGAGGTCCTGTGGTCCGGGGCCGGTTCCCTGGCGGGCGACGACGGGTGGGTGTCGCTGCACCTGAGCGAGGCCGCCCAGCTGACCCTGCCGCCCGCCGAGACCCTCGCCGTGGCGGCCGCCGCCCTGGACTCCACCCTCGAGCGCCGGGTGCTCGACGTCCTCGCCCCCGGCGGCGCCTGGTTCTTCCCGCAGCTGCTGGGGCTGCTCGAGGCCGGCGGGGACCCGGTGCCCGCCGGGGAGCTGACCACCGCGCTGTGGAACCTCGTCTGGGCGGGCCTGATCACCAACGACACCTTCCTCCCGGTGCGCTCGCTGCTCTCCGGCGGGCAGGCCGCCCACCGGCACCGGGCCAAGCCCCCGCGGGGCCGCTCCACGGTCCGCCGGGGTGCCGCCCGGCTGCGCCCCGGCGGCGCCGCGTCCCGGCCGGGGATCGGCGGGGCGCTGCGGGCCACGAGCGGTGCGGCCACCCTGGAGCGCCACGACTCCCCGCTCGTGGCCGGGCGCTGGTCGATGCTGCGCCCGGAGCCGCTCGAGCCCACGCTGCGGGCCTCGGCCACCGCCGAGCTGCTCATGGACCGCTACGGGGTGGTCACCAAGGGGCCCGTGGCCGTCGAGGAGATCCCCGGCGGCTTCGCCACGGTCTACAAGGTGCTCTCCACCCTGGAGGACACGGGCCGCGCCCGCCGGGGCTACTTCATCGAGGGCCTGGGCGCCGCCCAGTTCGCCCAGCCGGCCACCGTGGACCACCTGCGCACGTTCAGCACCGACGACCAGGTGCGCGCCGAGGAGCCCGTGGCGCTGGCCCTGGCGGCGACCGACCCCGCCAACCCCTACGGGGCCGCCCTCGAGTGGCCGGACCCGGTCGCGGCGAACGCCCCCGACGGTGCGGACGCGCCGGCCGGACGGCACCGGCCCGGGCGCAAGGCGGGCGCCGTCGTCGTGCTCGTGGACGGCGCCCTGGCCCTGTACGTGGAGCGCGGCGGGCGGACCGTCCTCGCGTTCACCGAGGACGCGGACGCCCTGGCCGCCGCCGGCCCGGCCGTGGCCGACACCGTGCGGCGGGGCGCGGTGGACAAGCTCACGGTCGAGAAGGTCAACGGGGCCCCGGTGCTCGGCTCCGGCCCCCTCGAGACCGCCGTCCGGGAGTCCCTGCTGGCCGGCGGCTTCTACTCGACGCCGCGCGGGCTGAGGATGCGCCGGTGA
- a CDS encoding DNA-formamidopyrimidine glycosylase family protein, translated as MPEGDTVYRQAALLRRALAGQVLTRSDLRFPAIATADLSGRTVTAVVPRGKHLLIRVDGGPEALVPLTLHSHLLMEGMWHVYPRGARWRRPGYQARAVLETAGAQAVGFDLGMLDLVATADEDELVGHLGPDLLGPDWDRAEALSRLARHPRRPVAAALMDQRNLAGIGNVYRNEILFLRRLHPFTPVAAVEDLGAVVDLSHRLLHANRDRSQRSTVGGPARRGEQFWVYGRGRQPCRRCGAPIREARIDDAELAPGEAHPGPLQDRALWFCERCQPAP; from the coding sequence GTGCCCGAAGGTGACACCGTCTACCGCCAGGCCGCGCTGCTGCGCCGTGCCCTGGCCGGTCAGGTCCTCACACGCAGCGACCTGCGCTTCCCCGCGATCGCCACCGCGGACCTCTCTGGGCGCACCGTGACCGCGGTGGTCCCGCGCGGCAAGCACCTCCTGATCCGCGTGGACGGCGGCCCCGAGGCCCTGGTGCCGCTGACCCTGCACTCCCACCTGCTCATGGAGGGGATGTGGCACGTCTATCCGCGCGGGGCCCGATGGCGGCGCCCCGGCTACCAGGCGCGCGCGGTCCTGGAGACCGCCGGGGCCCAGGCGGTGGGCTTCGACCTCGGGATGCTGGACCTCGTGGCCACGGCGGACGAGGACGAGCTCGTGGGCCATCTCGGCCCGGACCTGCTCGGTCCCGACTGGGACCGGGCGGAGGCCCTGTCCCGGCTGGCCCGGCACCCGCGCCGGCCCGTGGCCGCCGCGCTGATGGACCAGCGCAACCTCGCCGGGATCGGCAACGTCTACCGCAACGAGATCCTGTTCCTGCGGCGCCTGCACCCCTTCACCCCGGTGGCCGCCGTCGAGGACCTCGGGGCCGTGGTGGACCTCTCCCACCGGCTGCTGCACGCCAACCGGGACCGCTCCCAGCGCTCCACCGTGGGCGGGCCGGCCCGGCGCGGCGAGCAGTTCTGGGTCTACGGCCGCGGCCGGCAGCCCTGCCGCCGCTGCGGGGCCCCGATCCGGGAGGCCCGGATCGACGACGCCGAGCTGGCCCCCGGCGAGGCCCACCCCGGGCCCCTGCAGGACCGGGCGCTGTGGTTCTGCGAGCGCTGCCAGCCGGCCCCGTGA
- a CDS encoding stealth family protein, translated as MVRYKGRFALRITDQTPHDVMVQNLLFLRRVLEDAGIDHLLVRGNDERPVVAVDLHDRARLREALVQAAVGEPYYVKPMDTKKQTSELLADGELTHRRNARVFRLYRPHYSKRSKLYYGAATGVQLELWEFGEQEIRLPVENSLTRRTVSRAEAVRGSVERFGLPWPTIENMFADHASDIDFEIDMVFSWVDGSDAEYRRVRASYMEGAVVGEGDDHEARFRQVDELKYALRSVHMFAPWVRTIYIATDSRPPAWLAEHPRVRLVRSEEFFADTSVLPVYNSQAVEAQLHRIEGLSEHFLYSNDDMFFGRQLGPALFFSPGGVTKFVEASTRIGLGEGHPERSGFENAARVNRRLLWERFGRITTRHLEHCAAPLRRSVVAEMEREFPREFLRTASSRFRAAENISVTNSLYHYYALLTGRAVTQDTARTEYVDTTTRAGLQQMDRLLRRRSLDMFCLNDGSFPEVPAAERAERMTEFLERYFPIRAPWEK; from the coding sequence GTGGTCCGGTACAAGGGCCGCTTCGCCCTGCGCATCACCGACCAGACGCCCCACGACGTCATGGTGCAGAACCTGCTGTTCCTGCGCCGCGTCCTGGAGGACGCCGGGATCGACCACCTCCTGGTGCGGGGCAACGACGAGCGCCCCGTGGTCGCGGTGGACCTGCACGACCGTGCGCGGCTGCGCGAGGCCCTGGTGCAGGCGGCCGTCGGCGAGCCGTACTACGTCAAGCCCATGGACACCAAGAAGCAGACCTCCGAGCTGCTCGCGGACGGGGAGCTCACGCACCGGCGCAACGCCCGCGTGTTCCGGCTCTACCGCCCGCACTACTCGAAGCGCTCGAAGCTGTACTACGGCGCGGCGACCGGCGTGCAGCTCGAGCTGTGGGAGTTCGGCGAGCAGGAGATCCGCCTGCCGGTGGAGAACTCCCTGACCCGCCGGACCGTCTCCCGCGCGGAGGCCGTGCGCGGCAGCGTGGAGCGCTTCGGCCTGCCGTGGCCGACCATCGAGAACATGTTCGCCGACCACGCCAGCGACATCGACTTCGAGATCGACATGGTCTTCTCGTGGGTGGACGGCTCCGACGCCGAGTACCGGCGGGTCCGGGCCTCCTACATGGAGGGCGCCGTGGTCGGGGAGGGCGACGACCACGAGGCCCGCTTCCGGCAGGTCGACGAGCTCAAGTACGCCCTGCGCTCGGTGCACATGTTCGCCCCCTGGGTCCGCACCATCTACATCGCCACCGACTCCCGGCCCCCGGCCTGGCTGGCCGAGCACCCCCGGGTGCGCCTGGTGCGCAGCGAGGAGTTCTTCGCGGACACCTCGGTGCTGCCCGTCTACAACTCGCAGGCGGTCGAGGCGCAGCTGCACCGGATCGAGGGGCTCTCCGAGCACTTCCTCTACTCCAACGACGACATGTTCTTCGGCCGCCAGCTCGGGCCGGCCCTGTTCTTCTCCCCCGGCGGGGTGACGAAGTTCGTGGAGGCCAGCACCCGCATCGGCCTGGGCGAGGGGCACCCCGAGCGCTCGGGCTTCGAGAACGCGGCCCGGGTGAACCGGCGGCTGCTGTGGGAGCGCTTCGGCCGGATCACCACCCGGCACCTGGAGCACTGCGCCGCCCCGCTGCGCCGCAGCGTGGTGGCCGAGATGGAGCGGGAGTTCCCCCGGGAGTTCCTCCGCACCGCCTCCAGCCGCTTCCGCGCCGCGGAGAACATCTCGGTGACCAACTCGCTGTACCACTACTACGCGCTGCTCACCGGCCGGGCCGTGACCCAGGACACCGCCCGCACCGAGTACGTGGACACCACCACCCGGGCGGGGCTGCAGCAGATGGACAGACTGCTCAGGCGGCGGAGCCTGGACATGTTCTGCCTCAACGACGGCAGCTTCCCGGAGGTGCCGGCGGCCGAGCGGGCCGAGCGGATGACGGAGTTCCTGGAGCGGTACTTCCCGATCCGGGCGCCCTGGGAGAAGTGA
- a CDS encoding carboxymuconolactone decarboxylase family protein, whose translation MTDHYHSPDDLKRLPEFKELAPQEFQAFAAFDGTIGREGGAIDQLHRELIAVAVATSSQCPYCLEVHVTQAKKAGASKAQIAEAVMVAAGLGAGAAVTHGTMAVRIFDEA comes from the coding sequence GTGACCGACCACTACCACTCTCCGGACGACCTCAAGCGCCTGCCCGAGTTCAAGGAGCTCGCCCCGCAGGAGTTCCAGGCCTTCGCCGCCTTCGACGGCACGATCGGGCGGGAGGGCGGGGCCATCGACCAGCTCCACCGCGAGCTCATCGCGGTGGCCGTGGCCACCAGCTCCCAGTGCCCCTACTGTCTCGAGGTGCACGTGACCCAGGCCAAGAAGGCCGGGGCGTCGAAGGCCCAGATCGCCGAGGCGGTCATGGTCGCCGCCGGGCTGGGCGCCGGCGCCGCGGTCACCCACGGCACCATGGCCGTGCGGATCTTCGACGAGGCCTGA
- a CDS encoding pyridoxal-phosphate-dependent aminotransferase family protein — MIQRHLFGPGPSNPYPEATAALAHPLLGHLDPAFLEIMDSACDGLREVWGTRNRRTLPLSATGSAGMEAAFVNTVEEGDVVVVAVNGLFGERMCDVAARCGAEVVRVDFPYGQPIDPQQVAEAHPAPKIIAAVHAETSTGVRSDIAALGELKGDALLLVDAVTSIGGIELRADDWGVDLGYAGTQKCLGVAPGLAPFTISDAAFERRVRHPRSWYLDLGMLGGYVGEAQGRARTYHHTAPTAMIASLDAGLRRISAEGLENVWARHQAAGDALQDGLQEMGLELFAAEGHRLPELTTVKVPEGVDSAAVRAHLLEHYSLEIGAGVKEYADTVWRIGLMGPNAHAGSVALVLGALQEALRKAPLLV; from the coding sequence ATGATCCAGCGACACCTGTTCGGTCCCGGCCCGTCCAACCCGTATCCCGAGGCCACGGCCGCGCTGGCCCATCCGCTGCTCGGGCACCTCGACCCCGCGTTCCTGGAGATCATGGACAGCGCCTGCGACGGCCTGCGCGAGGTCTGGGGCACCCGCAACCGGCGCACCCTGCCGCTGAGCGCCACCGGCTCGGCCGGCATGGAGGCCGCCTTCGTCAACACCGTCGAGGAGGGCGACGTCGTCGTCGTGGCGGTCAACGGCCTCTTCGGGGAGCGGATGTGCGACGTCGCGGCCCGGTGCGGCGCCGAGGTGGTGCGGGTGGACTTCCCGTACGGGCAGCCGATCGACCCCCAGCAGGTCGCCGAGGCGCACCCCGCCCCGAAGATCATCGCCGCGGTGCACGCCGAGACCTCCACGGGCGTGCGCTCGGACATCGCTGCGCTGGGGGAGCTCAAGGGCGACGCCCTGCTGCTCGTCGACGCCGTCACGTCCATCGGCGGGATCGAGCTGCGCGCGGACGACTGGGGGGTGGACCTCGGCTACGCCGGCACCCAGAAGTGCCTGGGCGTGGCCCCCGGTCTGGCGCCGTTCACGATCTCGGACGCCGCGTTCGAGCGCCGGGTGCGGCATCCCCGGTCCTGGTACCTGGACCTCGGCATGCTCGGCGGCTACGTGGGGGAGGCGCAGGGCCGTGCCCGCACCTACCACCACACCGCGCCCACGGCCATGATCGCCTCCCTGGACGCGGGGCTGCGCCGGATCTCCGCGGAGGGCCTGGAGAACGTGTGGGCCCGCCACCAGGCGGCGGGCGACGCCCTGCAGGACGGGCTGCAGGAGATGGGCCTGGAGCTGTTCGCCGCCGAGGGCCACCGGCTGCCGGAGCTGACCACCGTGAAGGTGCCCGAGGGGGTCGACTCCGCCGCGGTCCGGGCCCACCTGCTGGAGCACTACTCGCTGGAGATCGGCGCGGGCGTCAAGGAGTACGCCGACACGGTCTGGCGGATCGGGCTGATGGGCCCCAACGCCCATGCCGGCTCCGTGGCGCTCGTCCTGGGCGCCCTGCAGGAGGCGCTGCGGAAGGCCCCGCTGCTGGTCTGA
- a CDS encoding nucleoside deaminase yields the protein MSTNETTVPAEARQFLREAIALAVDNAKADGGPFGAVVVTADGRRFSGVNRVTADNDPTAHAEVVAIRTACRELGTFDLSGATLYSSCEPCPLCVSASLWSRLDAVWFAADRHDAAAGGFDDAEFHEFFARPVEERSLPVRPVDLQERTAPFEAWAANTTRTAY from the coding sequence ATGAGCACGAACGAGACCACTGTTCCGGCCGAGGCCCGGCAGTTCCTGCGCGAGGCCATCGCGCTCGCGGTCGACAACGCCAAGGCCGACGGCGGGCCCTTCGGCGCCGTGGTCGTCACCGCCGACGGCCGCCGCTTCTCCGGCGTCAACCGTGTCACCGCCGACAACGACCCGACCGCACACGCCGAGGTGGTCGCCATCCGCACCGCCTGCCGGGAGCTCGGCACGTTCGACCTCTCCGGGGCGACCCTCTACTCGAGCTGCGAGCCGTGCCCGCTGTGCGTCTCCGCGTCGCTGTGGTCCCGCCTGGACGCGGTCTGGTTCGCGGCCGACCGGCACGACGCCGCGGCCGGGGGCTTCGACGACGCCGAGTTCCACGAGTTCTTCGCCCGGCCGGTGGAGGAGCGCTCGCTGCCCGTGCGTCCGGTCGACCTGCAGGAGCGCACCGCGCCCTTCGAGGCGTGGGCGGCGAACACGACCCGCACCGCCTACTGA
- a CDS encoding MarR family winged helix-turn-helix transcriptional regulator, whose translation MTSPPPASSGYWYGTDDAAGPGPVQVLEALRAYRAAETAMRRRTKDSMGMGEKDVLALRYLLEAHRAGTPMSPRDLAARLGISSASTTTLLDRLTRTGHVARRPHPTDRRALVIVATAEADCEVRTTLGRMHERMLATARALDPDQAATVTAFLHAMADAVGTVDIVEALEDSGDAGDPQSLESPEDPGAVRGADAAERPGAPAAAGA comes from the coding sequence ATGACGTCTCCCCCCCCTGCCTCCTCCGGCTACTGGTACGGCACCGACGACGCCGCCGGGCCCGGACCGGTGCAGGTGCTCGAGGCCCTGCGCGCCTACCGCGCCGCCGAGACCGCCATGCGCCGGCGCACCAAGGACTCCATGGGCATGGGCGAGAAAGACGTCCTCGCCCTGCGCTACCTGCTCGAGGCCCACCGGGCCGGCACCCCGATGAGCCCCCGCGACCTCGCCGCCCGGCTGGGCATCTCCTCGGCCTCCACCACCACCCTGCTGGACCGGCTCACCCGCACCGGCCACGTCGCCCGCCGCCCGCACCCCACCGACCGGCGCGCCCTGGTGATCGTGGCCACCGCCGAGGCCGACTGCGAGGTGCGCACCACCCTGGGCAGGATGCACGAGCGGATGCTGGCCACCGCCCGGGCCCTGGACCCGGACCAGGCCGCCACCGTCACCGCCTTCCTGCACGCCATGGCCGACGCCGTCGGCACTGTCGACATCGTCGAGGCCCTCGAGGATTCCGGTGATGCGGGGGATCCCCAGAGCCTCGAGAGCCCCGAGGATCCCGGGGCCGTCCGGGGCGCCGACGCCGCCGAGCGGCCGGGCGCGCCGGCCGCTGCCGGAGCCTGA
- a CDS encoding class F sortase, with the protein MPRHRAETRHLRTGVAGLAVVLGLWCTGDSTAPTPPATAQHPVAGQAVPLAASVPPEAASSSTPGTGSPAPSTVEPGAAGPSAATPSGSGAPTAGTSAPPAPSAAAPGAAAPRAPARTLDPEARPRALPASAPVRLTIGTLGVEDRLMTLDRRPDRTLEVPPEHPGAPAGWYRRSPTPGEVGPAVLLGHVNATGGGAGVFADLHRLVPGDRIAVARADGSTAEFTVDAVERHAKDSFPTLRVYGNTAGPELRLITCDGYDPATGTFDENLVVYASLARG; encoded by the coding sequence GTGCCCCGCCACCGCGCCGAGACCCGCCACCTCCGCACGGGGGTGGCGGGTCTCGCCGTGGTCCTGGGCCTGTGGTGCACCGGGGACAGCACCGCGCCCACGCCCCCGGCGACGGCGCAGCACCCCGTCGCCGGGCAAGCCGTCCCGCTCGCCGCCTCCGTCCCGCCGGAGGCGGCGAGCTCCAGCACCCCGGGAACCGGCAGCCCGGCGCCCAGCACTGTGGAGCCCGGCGCGGCGGGCCCCAGCGCTGCGACGCCCTCGGGATCCGGTGCCCCGACCGCCGGCACTTCTGCACCTCCGGCGCCCAGCGCAGCGGCACCCGGCGCCGCGGCACCGCGTGCCCCGGCACGCACCCTGGACCCGGAGGCCCGCCCGCGGGCGCTGCCCGCCTCGGCGCCGGTGCGCCTGACCATCGGCACTCTCGGGGTGGAGGACCGGCTCATGACGCTGGACCGGCGCCCCGACCGCACCCTGGAGGTCCCGCCGGAGCACCCCGGCGCCCCGGCCGGCTGGTACCGGCGCTCCCCCACACCGGGCGAGGTGGGCCCGGCCGTGCTGCTGGGGCACGTCAACGCCACCGGCGGCGGGGCGGGGGTCTTCGCGGACCTGCACCGGCTGGTCCCCGGGGACCGCATCGCCGTGGCCCGCGCGGACGGGTCCACGGCGGAGTTCACGGTGGATGCCGTCGAACGCCACGCGAAGGACTCGTTCCCCACGCTGCGGGTCTACGGCAACACCGCCGGGCCGGAGCTGCGGCTGATCACCTGCGACGGCTACGATCCGGCGACGGGGACCTTCGACGAGAACCTGGTGGTCTACGCCTCCCTCGCCCGGGGCTGA